In a genomic window of Thermoprotei archaeon:
- a CDS encoding QueT transporter family protein — MKSNEIALTSIITALYVGLIEIFHPISFEVIQVRVANALLGVVPVFGWPAIVGVTLGVFIGNITSPLGPIDLLSAIPTFIGCYIIYKLKSTSVLLGLTTYTLILSLWVGYILWYVLGLPYIITVAYLFIGIGISTIFLGYIVYKALRRVIK; from the coding sequence ATGAAATCAAATGAAATAGCGTTAACATCAATAATTACTGCCCTTTACGTTGGGCTAATTGAAATATTTCATCCTATAAGTTTTGAGGTAATACAGGTTAGGGTTGCTAATGCATTACTGGGGGTGGTTCCAGTGTTTGGTTGGCCGGCAATTGTGGGAGTGACGTTGGGTGTGTTTATAGGTAATATCACGAGTCCGCTAGGTCCTATCGACCTATTAAGCGCAATACCCACCTTCATCGGATGCTACATAATTTATAAATTAAAAAGCACAAGCGTCCTACTAGGACTCACAACCTACACACTAATACTCTCACTCTGGGTAGGATACATCCTATGGTACGTTTTAGGATTACCCTACATAATTACTGTGGCATATCTGTTTATAGGCATTGGGATTTCAACGATCTTTTTAGGCTACATAGTTTACAAAGCATTGAGGCGTGTGATAAAATGA
- a CDS encoding 7-cyano-7-deazaguanine synthase, translated as MIDALSQRIDNKKVVAIMSGGPDSTGYAYIWKARGYEIHPLVFNYGQKASKEVQIAIKLANRLGFSEPKILDISFMKKLWLGTQLTDETVRVEKEYTPSVVVPIRNAVFLVVATAYAYSIGAKYVIYGAHADDIKPRPDTGEPQYPDCTPEFLLALQTALNIGHFRKERGIELWSPARENMRKSQVLKKFYELVGDVVYETWSCYLSGEKHCGACESCKNRRRAFIDAGIPDKTEYIVEPIVV; from the coding sequence ATGATAGACGCATTATCACAAAGAATAGATAATAAGAAAGTTGTAGCTATAATGAGCGGCGGACCTGATAGCACTGGATACGCATATATATGGAAGGCGCGAGGATATGAAATTCACCCATTAGTATTCAACTATGGTCAAAAGGCTTCTAAAGAAGTTCAGATTGCAATAAAGCTCGCAAATAGATTAGGATTCTCTGAACCAAAAATACTTGACATTAGTTTTATGAAGAAATTGTGGCTAGGTACTCAGCTTACTGATGAAACTGTTAGAGTTGAGAAAGAGTATACTCCTAGCGTGGTTGTTCCCATAAGGAATGCAGTATTTTTGGTGGTAGCAACAGCTTATGCATATAGTATAGGAGCAAAATATGTCATATACGGAGCGCATGCTGATGATATAAAGCCAAGACCGGATACTGGCGAACCACAATATCCTGATTGTACTCCAGAGTTCTTACTTGCCCTCCAGACAGCACTGAATATAGGTCATTTCAGAAAAGAGCGGGGCATTGAACTGTGGAGTCCTGCGAGAGAAAACATGAGAAAGAGCCAGGTTCTTAAAAAGTTCTATGAACTTGTCGGTGACGTAGTTTACGAGACATGGAGCTGTTATCTTTCAGGTGAAAAACATTGTGGTGCATGTGAATCATGTAAAAATAGAAGAAGAGCATTCATCGATGCTGGAATACCAGACAAAACAGAATATATAGTAGAACCCATAGTTGTTTGA
- a CDS encoding aspartate ammonia-lyase produces MYRVEKDSLGEINVPINVYYGVQTVRNINNFKITNIKYPDVFIKSYVMIKKACALANMELKVLDEIRGSAIVKACNEILDGKFLDQFVIDAINSGAGTAFNMNVNEVIANRALEILGKQKGDYAYLSPNDHVNMSQSTNDTFPTAAHLALILMIDNLINVLNDLQQALSFKAKEFKGIIKTGRTHHMDAMPITLGMEFGTYSDMIRKNIELLEFAKNELRYVPLGGTAVGTGVNAPKGFKELAVAKLSQISGIKLKHQKNPMYGLQSRTPLTIISSVLKTLALDIIKIDNDIMLMSSGPKTGLNEITVQPVMPGSSIMPGKTNPSIFEAMNMIAYHIIGTDVTVTMATSDGLLELNVYTPVIIFDILFELQMLLNFLPIYIEKGIRGIKANKETCEKHFRTNPSLVTALSPYIGYLKAAEIYKEVLATGKTIEEIVIEKRLMSKRQLKKIFNPNSLLKPSQITEQNK; encoded by the coding sequence ATGTATCGAGTAGAAAAAGACTCTTTAGGAGAAATTAATGTTCCAATAAACGTATATTATGGTGTCCAAACTGTTAGAAACATTAATAACTTCAAAATTACTAACATAAAATATCCTGACGTCTTCATAAAGAGCTATGTGATGATTAAAAAAGCGTGCGCCCTTGCCAATATGGAGCTTAAAGTGTTAGATGAAATACGTGGTAGTGCCATTGTTAAGGCATGCAATGAAATTCTCGATGGAAAATTTTTAGATCAATTTGTTATAGATGCAATAAATTCTGGAGCTGGAACCGCATTCAATATGAATGTCAATGAGGTGATCGCTAATAGAGCGTTGGAGATTCTTGGTAAGCAAAAAGGTGATTATGCGTATCTTAGCCCTAATGATCATGTTAACATGTCACAATCAACAAATGATACATTTCCTACAGCGGCTCATTTAGCTCTCATATTAATGATAGACAATCTTATCAACGTTCTTAATGATTTACAACAAGCGTTAAGTTTTAAAGCTAAAGAGTTCAAAGGCATAATAAAAACAGGGCGAACCCACCATATGGACGCGATGCCAATAACCCTAGGAATGGAATTCGGCACATACTCGGATATGATCAGAAAAAACATTGAGCTATTAGAATTTGCCAAGAACGAATTAAGATATGTGCCATTAGGTGGAACTGCGGTGGGTACAGGTGTGAATGCTCCTAAAGGTTTTAAAGAATTAGCTGTGGCAAAACTCAGCCAAATATCAGGTATTAAATTAAAGCACCAGAAAAATCCAATGTATGGACTACAAAGCAGAACACCATTGACTATCATATCATCTGTTCTAAAAACATTAGCATTAGATATAATAAAAATTGACAATGATATCATGCTTATGTCATCTGGGCCAAAAACAGGATTAAACGAAATAACAGTTCAACCCGTAATGCCAGGCTCATCAATAATGCCGGGCAAAACAAATCCAAGCATATTCGAAGCGATGAATATGATAGCTTACCATATAATCGGAACCGATGTAACAGTAACAATGGCCACAAGTGATGGACTATTAGAACTAAATGTTTATACACCAGTAATAATTTTTGATATTCTTTTCGAACTGCAAATGTTATTAAACTTTCTACCGATATACATAGAAAAAGGTATCAGAGGAATAAAAGCTAATAAAGAAACATGTGAAAAGCATTTTAGAACAAACCCAAGTCTTGTTACAGCTTTGTCACCCTATATAGGTTATCTTAAAGCTGCTGAAATATATAAAGAGGTATTAGCTACAGGAAAAACAATCGAAGAGATAGTAATCGAAAAAAGATTAATGAGTAAAAGGCAATTAAAGAAAATATTTAATCCAAACTCATTACTTAAACCATCGCAAATAACAGAACAAAATAAATAG
- a CDS encoding DUF763 domain-containing protein, protein MRRTGITILPLHEGAVPRKLILHMTKLSNAIISLIIRDYSPDEVLRRISDPFWFQAFGCVLGFDWHSSGLTTVVTGVLRNTIKPEHGILVLGGKGALSRKVPEELKLVTALFGMSENKLNELKYASRMTAKVDSTAIQDGYQLYHHAFFVSEKGIWTVVQQGMDVSTKTARRYHWISEKINSFVNEPHTGIVGDMKKEFVLNMTAKQSEEARSISVDLVKEGPKRVMNDLKNITKGPLDKWLDLQQNIRIDMFYLPKKINWDAIRRAYETQPKNYEELLSIQGIGPAAVRALALISELIYGKPASWKDPIKYTFAHGGKDGVPYPVDFITYKRTINTLEEAIKEAELGREEKISALKRLSNFTYRFERS, encoded by the coding sequence ATGAGAAGGACAGGAATAACGATACTTCCATTACATGAGGGGGCTGTGCCAAGAAAGCTCATACTCCATATGACAAAATTATCAAACGCAATTATAAGTCTAATAATAAGAGACTATAGTCCGGACGAAGTCCTCAGAAGAATTTCAGACCCATTTTGGTTCCAAGCATTCGGTTGTGTGTTAGGATTTGACTGGCACTCATCAGGACTTACCACTGTAGTAACAGGAGTACTTAGAAACACAATAAAACCAGAACATGGAATACTAGTTCTAGGAGGTAAAGGAGCACTATCAAGAAAAGTTCCAGAAGAATTAAAACTAGTCACAGCACTATTTGGAATGAGCGAAAATAAACTAAACGAGCTCAAATATGCAAGCAGAATGACAGCAAAAGTTGATAGTACAGCAATACAAGATGGATACCAGCTCTATCATCATGCATTCTTTGTCTCAGAAAAAGGCATATGGACAGTGGTACAACAAGGAATGGATGTATCTACAAAAACCGCACGACGTTATCATTGGATATCCGAGAAAATAAATAGCTTTGTCAATGAACCACACACAGGCATTGTAGGTGACATGAAAAAAGAATTCGTTCTTAATATGACAGCGAAACAGTCGGAAGAAGCACGATCCATTAGCGTAGACCTTGTAAAAGAAGGGCCAAAAAGAGTCATGAACGATTTAAAAAACATCACTAAAGGACCGCTAGATAAATGGTTAGACCTCCAACAAAATATACGCATAGATATGTTCTATCTACCTAAGAAGATCAATTGGGATGCTATAAGACGAGCTTACGAGACACAACCAAAAAATTACGAAGAACTTCTCTCAATACAAGGCATAGGCCCAGCAGCTGTAAGAGCATTAGCACTAATTTCAGAATTAATATACGGAAAACCAGCTAGTTGGAAAGATCCAATCAAGTACACCTTCGCACATGGCGGAAAGGATGGAGTACCGTACCCCGTAGACTTTATTACATACAAGAGAACAATAAACACATTAGAGGAAGCGATCAAGGAAGCCGAACTAGGAAGGGAAGAAAAAATATCCGCATTAAAACGTCTATCAAACTTTACATATAGATTCGAGAGATCATAA
- a CDS encoding HEPN domain-containing protein has product MQEDFLNEINHAIKLLENAVKMLNARNTEAAIHNVYEAAHLTGRLMLQMKGKNIDNSVSLTEVAYQLSDENLIDEDYLDLLKEISEMREMSHYDIYELYSQNDLIQIIKRIRNLIEKAKHMQH; this is encoded by the coding sequence ATGCAAGAAGATTTCCTAAATGAAATAAATCATGCTATAAAACTTCTCGAGAATGCTGTAAAAATGCTTAACGCAAGAAATACCGAAGCTGCTATACATAACGTGTATGAGGCAGCCCATTTAACTGGCAGACTCATGCTACAAATGAAAGGTAAAAATATTGACAACAGTGTTTCTCTTACTGAAGTAGCATATCAGCTTTCGGATGAGAATCTTATAGATGAAGATTACTTAGATTTATTAAAGGAGATAAGTGAAATGCGTGAAATGTCTCACTATGATATCTACGAACTCTATTCACAGAATGATTTAATACAGATTATAAAAAGAATAAGAAACTTAATCGAAAAAGCAAAACACATGCAACATTAG
- a CDS encoding NADP-dependent isocitrate dehydrogenase: protein MRNKISMDKPVVEIDGDEMTRVMWAWVKEKLILPYVDLKTEYYDLHIKKRDETNDQITVQAAEAIKKWGVGVKCATITPNAERVKEYNLKKEWPSPNATIRKILDGTIFRAPVILKNIVPAVRFWKKPIVVARHAFGDIYDGVSIRFDSPGEAEIVFKSEKGEMKAKFPKFSGPGVLQGIYNIDKSIESFARASFKYALINKLDLWFATKDTISKVYDARFKEIFQKVYESEFKDEFKNLGLTYNYYLIDDAVARVVRSEGGFVWACKNFDGDVFSDFVSTAYVGTLALMTSELFSPEGYYESEAAHGTVQRHYYRYIKGEKVSTNPTAIIFAWTRGLKRRGELDNITDLVEFSNKLETAVKITIEDDKIMTQDVARVAEPPINAVVTTEEFIDAVKKNLEKLMSKKNK from the coding sequence ATGAGAAATAAAATATCTATGGATAAACCGGTTGTAGAGATTGACGGCGATGAAATGACACGTGTAATGTGGGCGTGGGTTAAAGAGAAATTAATATTGCCGTATGTTGATTTGAAGACTGAATACTATGATTTACATATAAAAAAGAGAGATGAAACGAATGATCAAATAACAGTACAAGCTGCTGAAGCAATAAAGAAATGGGGAGTAGGTGTTAAATGTGCAACTATTACACCCAATGCGGAAAGAGTAAAAGAATACAATCTGAAGAAGGAGTGGCCGAGTCCTAATGCAACAATTAGGAAAATTCTTGATGGGACAATATTTAGGGCACCAGTAATTTTAAAAAACATTGTACCAGCAGTGAGATTCTGGAAGAAACCGATAGTTGTAGCAAGACACGCCTTTGGCGATATATATGATGGTGTAAGTATAAGATTCGACAGTCCAGGTGAAGCAGAGATAGTATTTAAGTCAGAAAAAGGTGAGATGAAGGCAAAATTCCCCAAGTTTTCGGGTCCAGGTGTGCTTCAAGGAATATATAACATAGATAAATCCATAGAAAGTTTTGCGAGAGCTAGTTTCAAATATGCATTAATAAATAAGCTAGATCTTTGGTTTGCTACAAAAGATACGATTTCAAAGGTTTATGATGCTAGATTCAAAGAGATATTCCAGAAAGTTTACGAAAGTGAGTTTAAAGATGAGTTTAAGAACTTAGGCTTAACGTATAATTATTATCTCATAGATGATGCCGTAGCTAGGGTTGTAAGATCAGAGGGTGGTTTTGTTTGGGCATGTAAGAATTTTGATGGAGATGTATTTTCAGATTTTGTCTCCACGGCTTACGTGGGTACCTTAGCTCTCATGACATCTGAGCTCTTCTCACCTGAAGGATATTATGAATCTGAAGCTGCTCATGGAACCGTTCAAAGACATTATTACAGATATATTAAAGGTGAAAAAGTTTCAACAAATCCAACAGCCATTATATTTGCTTGGACACGTGGACTTAAAAGAAGAGGAGAACTTGACAACATCACCGATCTAGTAGAGTTCAGTAACAAACTAGAAACCGCTGTAAAGATTACAATTGAAGATGATAAAATAATGACACAAGACGTCGCTAGAGTAGCGGAACCACCTATAAATGCAGTAGTCACCACTGAAGAATTCATAGATGCAGTTAAAAAGAATCTAGAAAAATTAATGTCAAAAAAGAATAAGTGA
- a CDS encoding DMT family transporter, translating to MLGSVLAIAIALVWGFSTVLIRKNLTESNYFSVSLIITIVGLMVFAPLVFLFISLNSVNVYGLLFFFLAGIFHPGFVRLLYFKGMEKVGASVNAAIYASNPIFSSLIAVILLNEKLELIGWIGILCVVLGAILIENINSDHPQPSIRKGLVYSFSAALLVGFSYVARKEGLILWDSPIIGATISYIAALLVYSCAFPFLSNNVNNRTLNRLAFKLFWKAGVGISIGQLLSFYALKYSDVSTVVPLIQIEPLFIFLFIRYYLKGIEIISHKLVLGTLIIILGVFLVMLS from the coding sequence ATGCTTGGTTCAGTATTAGCAATAGCGATTGCGCTGGTTTGGGGCTTTTCAACTGTCCTTATTAGAAAGAATTTGACTGAGTCAAATTATTTTTCCGTTTCTCTAATTATTACCATTGTTGGTCTCATGGTTTTTGCACCTTTAGTTTTCCTCTTCATTTCTTTGAATTCTGTTAACGTTTATGGTTTGTTATTCTTCTTCCTGGCTGGAATATTTCATCCTGGTTTTGTAAGACTTCTTTACTTTAAGGGTATGGAAAAAGTTGGTGCGTCAGTTAACGCGGCCATTTATGCTTCAAATCCCATTTTTAGTTCCTTAATTGCTGTCATTCTGTTAAATGAAAAATTAGAACTTATTGGTTGGATTGGTATTTTATGTGTTGTGTTAGGTGCCATTTTAATAGAAAATATAAACAGTGATCACCCTCAACCTAGCATAAGAAAAGGATTGGTTTACTCATTCTCAGCAGCTCTTCTTGTTGGTTTTTCTTATGTTGCCAGAAAGGAAGGTTTAATACTATGGGATTCTCCAATCATCGGTGCTACGATTAGTTATATTGCAGCTTTACTCGTTTATAGTTGTGCCTTTCCTTTTCTCTCTAATAATGTAAATAACAGAACATTAAACAGATTAGCATTTAAATTGTTTTGGAAAGCTGGTGTTGGGATTAGCATTGGCCAGCTCCTATCTTTTTATGCACTTAAGTATAGTGATGTTTCAACTGTTGTACCATTGATACAAATAGAACCTCTCTTCATATTCCTGTTTATTCGTTATTATCTTAAAGGTATTGAAATTATATCACATAAACTTGTACTTGGCACGCTCATAATCATTTTAGGTGTTTTTCTTGTAATGTTATCATGA
- a CDS encoding alpha/beta hydrolase produces MEYYTYVNSLKVRFLNKGKGDPIVLLHGYSFNADTWDEINLVEFLSERYNVYAIDMPYGPKSRSDKFMAENRDEYAEFLKNLFSKLNIVKPILLGASISGEVVLRYLSNNYEATAGIVIGPVGIKLLVNRLNKIKTPLLIIWGEHDNVASLDDAELLASNVKGSELHIIKHAGHACYLDKPEEFKSIVIEFLEKYVHKIH; encoded by the coding sequence ATGGAATATTACACTTATGTTAATAGTCTGAAAGTAAGATTTTTAAACAAAGGTAAAGGCGATCCTATAGTTCTTTTGCATGGATATAGTTTCAATGCAGATACTTGGGATGAAATAAACTTGGTGGAGTTTTTATCAGAAAGATATAATGTATATGCAATAGATATGCCGTATGGTCCAAAGAGCAGGTCAGATAAATTCATGGCTGAAAATCGTGATGAATATGCAGAATTCTTAAAGAATCTTTTCTCTAAACTTAATATAGTGAAACCAATTCTGTTAGGTGCTTCTATAAGTGGTGAAGTTGTATTAAGATATCTTTCTAATAATTATGAAGCTACAGCTGGAATTGTCATAGGACCAGTTGGCATAAAGCTTCTTGTTAACAGACTAAATAAAATTAAGACTCCACTTTTGATCATATGGGGAGAGCATGATAATGTTGCATCTCTAGATGATGCAGAATTGTTAGCGTCTAATGTTAAAGGATCTGAGCTACATATTATTAAACATGCTGGACATGCATGCTATCTAGATAAACCTGAAGAATTTAAAAGCATTGTAATTGAATTTCTTGAAAAATATGTTCATAAAATTCATTAG
- a CDS encoding recombinase family protein, whose translation MTNAVAYIAIHDESLIQKIQLEVESFAKLHGFKLVNTFIDCDTHIPIHRREKYNEMLTFIKNNGIGNLIFRSPLNIGRSFEEIITEIKKLISESIFIHFSKYEELNSELEQLCVDTNKRKLFIEVLSWFMKLHKYDLIERTRYGLEKVKHKGVKLGRRPIKLPLSRIRELLSKGLTKKEVWRILRKEGLKISYGRFVSKLSSLGE comes from the coding sequence ATGACTAATGCTGTGGCTTACATTGCTATTCATGATGAATCATTAATACAAAAAATTCAACTTGAAGTGGAAAGTTTTGCAAAATTGCATGGGTTCAAGTTAGTTAATACGTTTATTGATTGTGATACACATATACCTATTCATAGAAGAGAAAAATATAATGAAATGCTCACATTCATAAAAAATAATGGAATTGGTAACTTAATATTCCGCAGTCCATTAAATATTGGAAGAAGTTTTGAAGAAATCATCACAGAGATTAAAAAACTAATCAGTGAGAGCATTTTTATACATTTTTCTAAATACGAGGAGCTGAATTCTGAGCTAGAACAACTGTGTGTCGATACGAATAAAAGAAAGCTGTTTATTGAGGTTTTATCATGGTTTATGAAATTGCATAAATATGACCTAATAGAAAGAACACGTTATGGTCTAGAGAAAGTAAAACATAAAGGTGTAAAACTAGGAAGAAGACCAATTAAATTGCCATTATCAAGAATACGCGAATTATTATCAAAAGGGTTAACAAAAAAAGAGGTATGGAGGATATTGCGCAAAGAAGGATTAAAAATCAGTTATGGCAGATTTGTATCAAAATTATCTTCGCTAGGTGAATAA
- a CDS encoding radical SAM protein: MDKGNVKFDVILTTDRSMMTNHHGKEFLGFMTTGPALGMPEALWMWIAAPKIKVDKIGRPSEAPYGMRKIEAVLVDNGINAAIIDPDYLKYYLNDAKVLMLSHHDYFALGPPSSEWWFITGKEPVNLKSFKKLMEKNEIKQAKKHGLKIIAGGPAAWQWLFRTDAWKKYGIDTVFDGEGEKIITDLVLKALNDEELPAYVYVGPEDSPKIEEIPVIKAPSVNGLVEVMRGCPRYCSFCSVTLRKLRMIPLDVIEKEIMINVSHGIKGGILHSEDVLLYGAYGIMPREKPLIKLHTLATKYYKGLAWSHIALATLLSAQYNGKIIDKIMDIIFSNTGQKFIGVETGIETGSSKLAYKIMPAKAAPFKVDMWPDLVVEAFSIMHEHNILPAATLILGLPGETPDDVIKTAELIERLRPYQSLIVPMFFVPLGMLKDKDWFRKISLSTEHTEVLKLTLKHSLYWSQRIINKYLDKPHELPLRLALYGFMKYIEWKTKKFINIIEEKPTTIIQQEVQTIHNNL; encoded by the coding sequence ATGGATAAAGGCAACGTAAAGTTTGATGTAATATTAACTACTGATAGGAGTATGATGACCAATCATCATGGAAAAGAGTTCTTAGGATTCATGACAACAGGACCAGCACTAGGTATGCCAGAAGCTCTATGGATGTGGATTGCTGCACCTAAAATTAAAGTTGATAAGATTGGACGACCGTCAGAAGCTCCTTACGGTATGAGAAAAATAGAGGCAGTTTTAGTAGACAACGGAATTAATGCTGCAATAATAGATCCAGATTATTTGAAATACTATTTGAATGATGCTAAAGTTCTGATGTTGAGTCATCATGATTATTTTGCTCTAGGACCTCCCAGCTCAGAGTGGTGGTTCATTACAGGTAAAGAACCTGTCAACTTAAAAAGCTTCAAAAAATTAATGGAAAAGAATGAAATAAAGCAAGCAAAAAAACATGGTCTTAAGATAATAGCAGGTGGACCAGCTGCATGGCAATGGCTTTTTAGAACTGATGCGTGGAAAAAATATGGCATAGATACTGTCTTTGATGGTGAAGGTGAAAAAATCATAACAGATCTAGTTCTTAAAGCTCTTAACGATGAAGAATTACCAGCATACGTGTATGTTGGACCCGAAGACTCACCAAAAATTGAGGAAATACCAGTTATAAAAGCTCCATCGGTGAACGGGCTTGTGGAAGTCATGCGCGGATGTCCTAGATATTGTAGCTTTTGCTCAGTAACATTACGAAAACTTAGAATGATACCATTAGACGTCATAGAAAAAGAGATCATGATAAATGTTTCTCATGGAATAAAAGGAGGAATACTTCATTCGGAAGATGTACTCCTCTATGGTGCATACGGAATAATGCCAAGGGAAAAACCATTAATAAAACTTCATACCTTAGCAACGAAATATTATAAAGGATTAGCATGGAGCCATATAGCATTGGCAACACTGCTCTCCGCGCAATATAATGGAAAAATTATAGATAAAATCATGGACATTATTTTTAGCAACACAGGACAAAAATTCATTGGAGTTGAAACTGGAATCGAGACAGGTTCTTCTAAGTTAGCATATAAGATAATGCCAGCCAAAGCAGCACCATTCAAGGTAGATATGTGGCCTGACTTAGTGGTAGAAGCATTCTCAATAATGCACGAACACAACATATTACCAGCCGCCACATTAATTTTAGGACTTCCAGGCGAAACCCCTGATGATGTAATCAAAACAGCTGAACTCATAGAACGATTAAGGCCATATCAAAGCCTAATAGTGCCGATGTTCTTTGTGCCATTAGGCATGTTAAAAGACAAAGATTGGTTCAGAAAGATCAGTTTAAGCACAGAACACACAGAAGTCTTAAAGCTAACACTAAAACACAGCCTTTACTGGTCACAAAGAATAATAAACAAGTATCTAGATAAACCGCATGAACTACCATTACGATTAGCACTATATGGTTTCATGAAATATATAGAATGGAAAACTAAAAAATTCATAAACATAATAGAAGAAAAACCAACGACCATAATTCAACAAGAAGTACAAACCATACATAACAATCTTTAA
- a CDS encoding M20/M25/M40 family metallo-hydrolase, with protein sequence MNIEDLEIILAKKYISIRSITGEEHELSKEIQKDLTSYGIRSEIDEWDNVIGVIGSGTPPILVFNGHLDTVPPVPGWTKNPFNATIEGDKLYGLGSSDMKGSLASMVASVIELSTHKFNGTIIFTGVVGEESGSETWGSLLIASRGFLSNKKMDYIIVGEGSVRANKIMVRIGQRGYVRFKVVLKGISVHSSVPTEGVNALYRLADFLNEIRNLDYHLKSRYISSITFNPYIKGTITPTIVKGGQKLNIVPAECEVYLDRRLIYGETIDEAYNQVKNIINHLDETHASSYQVPKEMIQSQIEILHGRPPYLTDLNDPRGQKLVKSAEQAILEVTGSHAEKIYGTGYTDAEILNYYTKAPAVIIGAGEMGHTPDEYVRLSLLRQLKKIYIELALKLLD encoded by the coding sequence ATGAATATCGAAGACTTAGAAATTATTTTAGCTAAAAAATATATAAGTATAAGAAGTATAACAGGTGAAGAACATGAACTCAGCAAAGAAATACAAAAAGACCTTACCTCGTACGGTATAAGATCCGAAATAGATGAGTGGGATAACGTCATTGGAGTTATTGGTTCAGGAACTCCACCAATACTCGTGTTTAACGGGCATCTCGATACAGTCCCTCCAGTACCTGGATGGACTAAAAATCCTTTCAACGCTACTATAGAAGGTGATAAATTATACGGTCTTGGTTCTTCTGACATGAAAGGTAGCCTAGCATCAATGGTAGCATCAGTAATCGAACTATCTACGCACAAGTTTAATGGCACTATAATATTCACAGGTGTCGTTGGGGAGGAAAGCGGATCTGAGACATGGGGATCATTGCTAATAGCAAGTAGAGGTTTTTTAAGCAATAAAAAAATGGATTATATCATAGTCGGAGAAGGATCCGTAAGAGCAAATAAAATCATGGTTAGAATAGGACAACGAGGCTATGTAAGATTTAAAGTTGTATTAAAAGGCATTTCCGTACATAGTAGCGTTCCAACGGAGGGTGTAAATGCATTATATCGCTTAGCAGATTTTCTCAATGAAATAAGAAATTTAGATTACCATCTGAAATCAAGATACATTTCATCCATAACATTTAACCCTTACATTAAAGGTACCATAACACCGACAATCGTAAAAGGAGGCCAGAAGCTCAATATTGTACCAGCTGAATGCGAAGTATACTTGGATAGAAGACTAATATATGGCGAAACTATTGATGAGGCTTACAATCAAGTAAAAAATATAATAAATCACCTAGACGAAACACATGCGAGCTCTTACCAAGTACCGAAAGAGATGATCCAATCACAAATAGAAATACTACACGGAAGGCCACCCTATCTAACAGATCTAAACGACCCACGCGGTCAAAAGCTAGTAAAAAGTGCAGAACAAGCCATATTAGAAGTCACTGGATCACATGCAGAAAAAATCTATGGCACAGGATACACAGATGCAGAGATTCTTAATTACTACACAAAAGCTCCTGCAGTAATTATAGGTGCAGGCGAGATGGGACACACCCCTGATGAATACGTAAGACTTAGCTTACTAAGGCAATTAAAAAAGATTTACATAGAACTTGCTCTTAAACTATTAGACTAA